A single region of the Streptomyces sp. AM 4-1-1 genome encodes:
- a CDS encoding TetR family transcriptional regulator C-terminal domain-containing protein, whose amino-acid sequence MPRQVDHMGRRRLIAEAVCLLAGERGLEGVTLRDVAARAQVSMGAVQRCFRTKDDMLVFALGHIGDRIGERVRARLVESPAQSAATVLGHAVTEVALVEEEHRAEARVWLAFVAQAAVSESLATTLQTNYAALQEAFAALIAEAAEGAEDGKNAEDGKGAGQAEGPGDAAVRHGPLRASAAGPAPEPVLDPRREAGTLLALADGLTTHVLIGRITPQEARDILHAHLRALWTRPTRRPSGARADEG is encoded by the coding sequence ATGCCCAGGCAGGTGGATCACATGGGCCGACGCCGTCTCATCGCGGAGGCCGTCTGTCTGCTCGCGGGCGAACGAGGTCTGGAGGGTGTGACCCTCCGCGATGTCGCCGCCCGTGCGCAGGTGTCGATGGGCGCCGTGCAGCGCTGCTTCCGGACCAAGGACGACATGCTCGTGTTCGCCCTCGGCCACATCGGCGACCGGATCGGCGAAAGGGTACGGGCCCGCCTCGTCGAAAGCCCGGCCCAATCGGCGGCGACGGTCCTGGGTCACGCGGTCACCGAGGTCGCGCTGGTCGAGGAGGAGCACCGCGCGGAGGCCCGGGTGTGGCTCGCGTTCGTCGCGCAGGCGGCTGTCAGTGAGTCGCTTGCCACGACGTTGCAGACGAACTACGCAGCCCTGCAAGAGGCGTTCGCCGCCCTCATCGCGGAGGCCGCCGAGGGCGCGGAGGACGGTAAGAACGCGGAGGACGGCAAGGGGGCCGGGCAGGCGGAGGGGCCCGGGGACGCCGCCGTACGGCATGGCCCGCTCCGCGCCTCCGCCGCCGGCCCCGCCCCCGAGCCGGTCCTCGATCCGCGCCGCGAGGCCGGCACCCTCCTCGCCCTCGCGGACGGCCTCACCACCCACGTCCTCATCGGCCGCATCACCCCGCAGGAGGCGCGGGACATCCTGCACGCCCATCTGCGCGCGCTGTGGACGCGGCCCACCCGGCGGCCTTCCGGCGCCCGTGCGGACGAGGGCTGA